In Aedes albopictus strain Foshan chromosome 3, AalbF5, whole genome shotgun sequence, the genomic window ggctgacagggaagggggggggggtttgcttcgccaaacctgagcgtctgttctccaggacgagcggctcacaacagcgtctgatccccatgttaggggcggctgatctacgtccgagtgccagggaaggactctaagttcaactgtgcactatggccctccggaaagtagggggttggtgtcaggccctacgagccagccgcaaAAAACCATTGCAACGGAAAACCATTGCAACGgactcgcttgtatggaaaaaataaatcctcactCCAGTccactttttagatcccatttaggtcccatatgaactgtacaaaatttcagcgcaatcggtgaaactataatttagcgcaagcggttcaaagtttgcataggatttactatagaaaaagttacactttctgTCACAACTCCAATGAATTAAAGACTAGTTGTAGTTTAGGTCTATTTACTTCGGAGGTTGGAACAGTAATAATTGTAGAAAAGTATAATGTCAAACAACTTAATTAACATAGGCTTCTTTGATCATGGCTTCAGGCCATTCCTCTATAACATCTCCCCCTTTAGAAAAGATCATATGGTGAGAGCCACGAAGGAAGCCTTCGGTTTCGTATCGGGTTGTTGTTAGTAGGTTGGGGTTCATTATCTTCAACATTATCTGCAGGAACATCTTCTTCAATTAACGGAGGTAGCATTTCTTCAGGTTGTATATCTTCAGGTGGCAGTTCTTCCCCAGCAAGTAGTCCATGGGTGCTCGTAGATCCTTCATTTGCTTGACGAAACGTCCATAATAATTGATGGCTCCAAGGTATGATCGAAGCTGCGACACGTTCTTGGGAGCTGGCATCTGCGAAATAGCACTTGTCTTCGCTGGATCTGGTCGTAAGCCGTCTTGATCGATGATGTGTCCTAGGAACTTGATTTGTGAGAGACCAAAGCGACATTTATCCATCCTCAAATGAAATCCGTATGCCTTGATCCTTTCCAGAACTTCATTGAGACGTTGATCGTGTTCCTCCTTAGTCCTACCGGCAATCATGATGTCATCCAGATACGGTTTAACTCCTGGAATGCCGGCGACCATGCTATCGATGATTCGTTGAAATGCACCGGGGGCGGACTTGATTCCAGGTGGCAAGCGGTTGTATTTGAACAGTCCTCGATGAGTGTTGATGGTCAGGTACTTTTGCGATTCCTCCTCAACCTCGACTTGCAGGTACGCATCCGAAAGATCGAGTTGGGAAAAATATCGGCAGCCTGCAAGATCAGCGAAAATATCGTCTGGGTGCGGAAGTGGGTGTCCATCTGATTCTAGCGCATTGTTCAGTCCGGTAGAGTAATCGCCACAAATTCGAACGGACACGTTGTCAGATTTCCGGACCACGACTATCGGTGTGGCCCAGTCGGAAAACTTCACTGGAGAGATTATTCCCTTGTCTTGAAGGCGTTGGAGTTCGGCATCAACCTTTGGAAGTGCTGCATATGCGACTGGTCGTTTTGGACAGTACACTGGACGGGCATCGGGTTTCAGGTATAGTTTCACTTTTGCTTTTGTGCACTTACCAAGTGAGCTCTGGAACACTTCGGGGAACTTCAAACGGAGTTTCTCAACGGTGTCTTGCGGCTTTTGATGGACAGCGTTCACCAGCGAATTGAAGGGTACAGCCCACAGATCGAACAGTTCGATTGTGTCTATTCCAAGGACATTCAAATCTGGGTTTGATGACACGTAGACAATACCTTCGTTTGTTGAATTCTTGATGGTAAGCTGGGCCTTGAATTCGCCAACGATGTTGATTCTGTCACCGGAAGCGCTGATAGCTGCGATCTCCGAGGCTTCGATAGCTGGTTTCCCGATTGCTTCCCAGGTCGGTGTAGCGATAATCGTGATATCCGATGCACAATCCAGTTGAAGCGTCGCCTGATTTCCGTTGATTCCAAGAGTGACGAATTTCCTCTTTCCTTGGAGGTCGATACGCTTCACCGAAATTCCTTTAGACTTCACATACTCTTTCGTCTTCGATTTATCGAATTTTCTTCCAGGTCTGGATTTCGTTTCCGCCGTAGAACAGTATCCCTCTTTATGCCCCTTCCGCTTACACTTGCCACAAAAATGGTCTTGATAGGAGCATTCTTTCACGAAGTGTAGGTCACCGCATAGCCAGCATGGAGATTTTGGTTTCTTCTTTTTCGCAAGCTTCGATGAAACGGCGTTGacaatggatttctccagaacggGTTTCTCGATCATTTTCGTGTCCTGTTTCAAATTGTTGAACCGATGGCACTCCTCAACAAGGTTTTCAAGTGTCAGCTTCGTACCTTCCGCCGGAGGAGCAGTTTCTTCAGCTTCAAGCTTGCTGATCAAGCGTGTCCGAATGTCTGCATCCCGTGAAGACTGTAGGCCGCAGACAAAACGAAGAGCCTTGAACTGGTCATCCGAAAGCTTGGACAGCTGGAACGCTTCGCAGTGCTTGTTCACGGAGGCAGCGTAACTTGAAAAATCGTCGGCATCGTTCTTGATGTACTGGAGACAGCGGTATCTATCGTTGAAGAGCGAGGTCTGTCGGCCGTAGAGTTTCTTGAGTTTGTTCACCGTTTCGTCCAGGCCAAAATCGCGAGGATGCTTGGGCAGGATACTGTTGACGTACCGCTCATGGAACTTGGTGCCAATCTTCCTCAAGAGTAGCCTCACCTTCGCCGGATCGTCCAGATTCTTGCCGTCGACCTTGAAAACGTCTTCGTAACGGGCATACCAAGCGTCGAAAAATACTCCACCGTCAGGATCGTAATAGAAATCTTCAATTCCCGTGGCCAGCGTTTCGATGATCCTCTCGCTACCCGGTTGGTTGACTTGACCGGCCCGGTTGAGCAATGATATCTGTTGTTGCTGACTTGCTACCAGTTCGGTGAGCCGGAGAATTGCGTCCTTCAAATCCTGGTTGGACATCTTCAAACAAAGTTGATCTGGATTCTCCTGAGTAACTTCTCGTCGCCAATTGTCACAACTCCAATGAATTAAAGACTAGTTGTAGTTTAGGTCTATTTACTTCGGAGGTTGGAACAGTAATAATTGTAGAAAAGTATAATGTCAAACAACTTAATTAACATAGGCTTCTTTGATCATGGCTTCAGGCCATTCCTCTataacactttcaaacaaaaaatcccagaggtcgccctttgtctccttaattcaaatcgatcaacgcctcttgtagaaaaatcatttatgaaactttccttcgaagaccgcaaaacgattggatgcttgtggaaaaagttatttatttattaccgatccaacgaacggctttttgttttgttttatcagcagcactgctgctgccgttgttgcatggggtggcgggaggcatcaccacccccagaaacagcagcatccAAGGCAGCAGCTGCAGTGCTGCTAATAATACAAAACAAAATGCCGTTCGTtgaatcactaatcggtaataaatcaataacttttccacaagcatccaattgttttgcggtcttcgaaggaaagtttcataaatattttttctacaaaaagcatTGATCgacttgaattaaggagacaaggggcgacttctgggattttttatctgaaagtattacttttcccatagtaaatcctatgacaactttgaactgcttgcgctaaattatagtttcaccgattgcgctgaaattttgcatagttcatatgggacctaaatggaatcgaaaaagtcgactggagcgagaatttgtttGCCCCATActagtaatcataccatctaccagagctgcggcaacacacgcgtgctgggaacagctttcatcgtgatgggtgatatgcagaggcgcgtgatcggtggtggccgatcgacaaaagaatgtgcaggttgaggatcaagcataataaacgtgcacagcccacactccggaagaagGTACTGattatgacaaggacgcattttacgtgcagctcgaacgcaagtacgatcgctgcccagcccatgccacgacgtcaagatcatcataggagatttgaacgctcaggtaggccaggaggaggaattcagaccaacgcgacgattggtaagttcagcgcccaccagcagacgaacgaaaacggcctacgactcattgatttcgccgcctccaaaaatacggccataccacagagaacagacatccaagtccagttctgaaactgtgtaaggaatttaacggccatttgaaatcggtaacacaagtggcaatagcgtggcgctgcaatcggttaagcTCCCATActtatttaattcaccacttgaaatgtttcaattcgcCACTGACTGtgacaatatggtgtttggtggcgttagtgttttttttccttctaaaccataggggaataaatctgctcatcagacaccctaacaggaaggttagggtagtgtgggattgaggccgtcttctacaatgccggtagaagccaggactactctctcctcgacccactaaaacacattcctatggtcgccaaaccctacgtctctccggaaccaccaagaaggtattgcttcagagaggggctagtgcatatcgctcccacaaggttagctgccgtagcctagcagcaacgaacatcggtgactcgctctggagagtccatcacggtagcctgctggcgcttagccagtttcccgagtggtcctcgccactccctttgtcctcggaaggcgggcagggtcaaccccgcccgcgccctactgctgagcggacatcaagaactgatgcccacatgcaacccgatctgacctgcccgcaaaggaagggtattactacccttcaggccctatcagatgcatccgtaggttgcagacagcagggtctcacctaccccgacccttgccggggacccctttccaaccgcgggctcagatccaacccagtagactgacgccacgacagcaccgctaccgggacttcctctccgcggccacttaatcgctgtaagggtcgatctcgaccgcactgtactgcatctggactagccattctccgagtccacgcgccacctcctctgtagctcccagacgatatgggtgatagccgttgaaacggcattccagctaatctcatccctacacattctctgggccaagttgtccggagttgtgtcctccccgcatgtggcaagcatgcggtcacgcattgtgcgaaaacgcgggcacacgaacaaaacgtgttccgccgtttcctctaaaccattgcacactgggcattcgggagaatccgcatgcccgaaacggtgtagatactgtcggaagcaaccatgacctgttaggacctgtgtcaggtggaatgaaacttccccatggcgcctattaatccaactatctaccctcggtatcaacctatgggtccaccttcctttggtggaactgtcccacgcgcgctgccatttgaccatagaggccatcctgacagtcttgcgtatgcctcttgtgccgcgcatttcgaagcactccatgtcctcactgataagaatgctgatgggcaccataccagtaatgacacagagagcgtcgtgtgacacggtacggtacgcgcttgcaaccctcaggcacataagcctgtaagtactttccagcttccgtcggtagcattcagtacttagcgcggtaccccacgccgggccgccatacctaagtatggacgtagcaacactagccagaagcttgcgcttactggcgtacaccgctgagctattggacatcatccgggacagtgccgcaatagctgtggaggctcttttacaggcataatcgacgtggctaccgaaggtaagcttgtcgtcgatcatcacgcccaagtgcttgacagagcgcttcgacaggatagtgcactctcctacactgatctccgtctgctgcgccgactgcatgttgttaacaaccgtcacctctgtcttgtggtgagccagctccagttttctggaccgcatccacgcctccacaaccttgatcgagtggtcggtagtcaacttcacctcctcgatcgtttcaccgtagacttcgagcgtaatatcgttggcaaatccaacaatcaccactcccactgggtactctaacctcaacacctcgtcgtacatgacattccataacaccggacccaggatggaaccttgcgggactcctgaggttatgtgaaagcacttccgacccacctccgtgtcgtaaactagtacgcgattctggaagtagctttcgagaatcttgtacaagtactccggtatccccagacgcaggagcgcatcggcaataggagcccaactggcgctattaaatgcattccttacatccagagtcactaccccgcagaagcgaattcccctcctcttaggctcgagtgctttctcggcggtttttgtaaccgacaagatagcgtctacggtggacctccccttccggaagccatactggttgctcgagagaccatttgcgccctcagtgaacttcaacattctattgaggatgatcttttcgagcaccttccccgccgtgtcaatcaagcatattggtctatatgccgacgggtctccgggtggtttccccgcctttggcaatagtaccaggctctgcctcttccaagcttctgggaaaactccctcgtccaggcatttctgcatagcagacctgaacatctcgggagcttctgcaatagctacttttaaggccaggttcggaactctgtccggacctggggccttacctacgctaagggacttagctatccccgcaagttccacatcggtgaccctttcctcatcgccagccccagtccccggctgtcctacgaaaggaggccaaggactaggatcatgacgcggaaaaagtcctccaatgatcccctccaacatctctggagattgctctgtaggagccatcacacctctcgtcttggccataacgatcctgtaggcatcaccccacgggttcgtattggcactctgacagagaccctcaaagcaggcctttttgcttgctcttatctcggtcttgagcgcggcttttgcagcggcgaacaccacccgccgttcgtttcgctcttcctctgatcgtgctcgctgcatccgccgcctagcccgtaggcaggcgcggcgcaggtccgcaatcgcgtcggtccaccagtaagccggtggcctcccatttctagggtggactcgcctaggcatggtcgcatcacacgcacgtgagagcaccgctaccagctcgtcaccgtctaaaccgattaagtttcgctcacggcggagcgcttccctaaatacctcctcgtcgaagtatgatgtcttccacctacgagggcttggccttggcctagccgcctcttcttctatccgctgactgctgttgttgtagtcgatactgtagcgaaccgccaggtggtcgctgtgagtgtagccatcatctactctccagttcggactacttgttaggccagggctacaaaaggtcacgtcaataattgaatccactccatttcgactataggtactcttggtatcgacattagccaagtcgacatctaagatggccagtgtttctagcaggatctgacctcgctggttcgtgaaacggcttccccattccacagcccaggcattaaaatcacccgctattaccatcggccttcgccctgttagcacggtcgttaagcggtccagcatttgcgtgaaccgctcgatcggccaccgcggaggcgcataacagctacagaagaagaccccgtttactttggcgaccacgaagccctcataggtagtagacaccaactcctgcatggggtatttacccgtcgtccatatcgccgccattttcctggtcccatccgaggcccagttgccgttgccggcgggtactcggtatgggtccgaaatgatggcgatatccgtctcccactcagaaaccgcctgacaaagcagttgctgagccgcatcacagtggttcaggttcagctgcgttacctgcactgtgatttgttgttcactgcggctttcttaaaggccgggcaccctggaccacccatcgtatgtctgtttttcgaggttttcccggtacagatcatgcagatgggcggactcgtgcagctttgggccttatgaccttcagcgccgcatcgcctacacagtttgcgcctgtcggggcctttgcagtcccacgacttgtgtcctggttccagacacctgaagcaaacctctggtggctcgtggaatgtcaggtgacatacacaccagcccacctttatacttcctactttaacggactttttaacatccgccacaggtagctgaaccaaggctatctgtgtccctgctggccctctccgtagcttaacggctgcggcggccacctgcacatcgcactgttgccgcagtgccgtgacgagctcttccacttcggtgatctcgtcaatgtctttgaccttcagagtcgcctcatgtgtcagagccctcacctgcacaccctcaccaaggacctcttctgccagcctcttataggcggcgcccttgtgctccttctggcgctccagctccaggatcatctcgcccgtacgagtacgtctaatactgcgtacgtcggctccaagaccctcaagcttggcgtcgcttcgcatcgtcttcaagacgtccgagtacttagactgttcggtcttgatgacgatagcgtcgcctttctcacgcctggcacctgccttcctacgccttggcttggcgtcctgcacttctgcctgcggattcaccttcttcttcctcttccgctctacctttgtccaaggagggtcctctccttggatcgccctgctctgtggctgctgagggcccaccattggtcgcaaccccttgttcccatcattccgggacgggccggccttttcaggcccacccttcccagctttccgggaaccctggctgaggtccgactttccggcattaccaccggctttcggggttattatgcgcctggccttgcgggcgccgccagacagctcctcacctgacggctgcctcgcccgcttctgcgaatgcttgtcgcttttgtcgcgagcattcgcttccactctcttcggactacccgcgaaggagaaggcctccgtttgtgtaaacttagacgctttctcctttgcgggttccgccgctgctgcagccagcaacgcgaccacgtgctcctgcttggcctcatcgacagtcgctctaagccgaagcaaggccgttttcaggtccttgcttatattcgacttagttgtcgcgaagtcgataattttaccaagctgctgctcagctacctctaatgcgggccgtccttttcctgctacttggctgatggccctcagcaaccatgctccgtccataacctccgccggctggcttgccgtggagtggacaggagctcccacgcttgagctgcgcaagcagcttccagcacctgactcctcgcttctccttgttggagaccgcatcaacccgcttcttgcgaaggggttgatcgcaccactacaaCCTGCTACACCTGGTTTTTGAATTTGTTTAttattactcatatttgattcccacgagtcgcacgagaaagaatgtccaccacgccagagctctgcattaacgcggcaagggacagcttactgtggggggtgcccaggtgccccacaggctccgttaaagatcgagcatctttttcaccccctcgatcactcattcctcggcacgggtcgcttgacaccttgaattggggttagtagtcctattcttagccggcaactacgcggctgactcgcaagcgggggggggggggggggtgcgtcaggccccaggacatccgtccctgctgccccagggCGTTAGTGtagtcatcgtgtattggtttgcaaccttactctaGTAAAGatacaaatccttacacaactttccgaatgaaatttgttctagcctggatgtctgttttctgtggccatacgtagcacctttttccaacacagcatcccttatcgttacacctggagatcaccacagcagatggaatctcaaatcgaccacgttctgattgacggacggcacttctccgacattatcgacgccaggacctatcgtggcgccaacatcgactccgaccactatctggtgatggtcaaactgcgcccaaaactctccgtcaacaACAATGGACGGTACCGGCGACCTccacgatacaacctagagcgactgaaacaaccggatgtcgcctcagcatacgcgcagaatctcgaggccgcgttgccagacgagggcgagctcgatgaggcccctctaaagaactgctggagtacagtaaaatcaGCCATCAACgctgcagccgagagcaccatcgggtacgtggaacggattcgacggaacgaatggttcgacgaagagtgcagaacggttttggaggagaagaacgcagcgagggcggtaatgctgcagcaagggacccgacagaacgtggaccgTTTAcaacaaaaccaacaaagcagctggtaaggatggtatcgcagctgaactcatcaagatgggcccagaaaagttggccacctgtctgcatcggctgatagtcgggatctgggaaaccgaacagctactggaggagtggaaggaaggggtaatctgccccattcacaagaaaggcgaccatttggaatgtgagaacttcagggcgatcactattttgaattctgcctacaaagttcaatcccagatcatcttccgtcgtctgtcaccgaaaacgaatgagttcgtgggaagttatccagccggtttcatcgacggccggttgacaacgtaccagatcttcaccgtacggtaaatcctccagaaaaaccgggaataccaggtcccaacgcatcacctgttcatcgacttcaaagcggcattccacagtatcgaccgcgcagagctatggagaatcatggacgaaaacggctttcctgggaagctgacaagactgattaaaacaacgatggacggtgtgcaaaactgcgtaaagcgTAAAAGTTTCagttgaactatccagttcattcgaatctcgccggagactacgacaaggtgatggactttcatgcctactcttcaacatcgccttgtaaggtgttatgcgaccagccgggctcaacagccagggaacgattttcacaaaatccggtcaatttgtgtgctttgcggacgacatggacattatcgccagaacatttagaacggtggcagagctgtacacccgcctgaaacgcgacgcAGCAattgtcggactggtggtgaatgcctcaaaaacaaagtacatgctggtaggcggaaccgaacacgaccggatccggctgggtagtaatgttacgatagacggggatactttcgaggtggtgaaggaattcgtctacctcggatccttctgACGGCTGACAAGAacttgagtcgtgaaattcggaggcccatcatcagcggaagtcgggccttctacgggctccagaagaagcagcAGTCGAAaacgattcacccacgcaccaaatgcaccatgtgcaaaacgtaataagaccggtggtcctctacggacacgagacatggatcatgctcgaggaggacctgcaagcactcggagttttcgagcaacgcctGCTAAGGACGACtgtcgagcccgtatgaagttgatcatcaatattaacttcttttctcgatcagcctagatagctgtgtagtgtcggtagcaattatctcaattggctaagaataacactacggaccgcctgttccggtggtaagaatccaccaacaggtgacccctaattcatggtgtgatgcggctttatgcttaccgtgcctaggaatgaatggttaggggggtcttataaaaacctaatcgcaaacggagcctgtggagtaccagggcaccctcc contains:
- the LOC134290679 gene encoding uncharacterized protein K02A2.6-like, yielding MSNQDLKDAILRLTELVASQQQQISLLNRAGQVNQPGSERIIETLATGIEDFYYDPDGGVFFDAWYARYEDVFKVDGKNLDDPAKVRLLLRKIGTKFHERYVNSILPKHPRDFGLDETVNKLKKLYGRQTSLFNDRYRCLQYIKNDADDFSSYAASVNKHCEAFQLSKLSDDQFKALRFVCGLQSSRDADIRTRLISKLEAEETAPPAEGTKLTLENLVEECHRFNNLKQDTKMIEKPVLEKSIVNAVSSKLAKKKKPKSPCWLCGDLHFVKECSYQDHFCGKCKRKGHKEGYCSTAETKSRPGRKFDKSKTKEYVKSKGISVKRIDLQGKRKFVTLGINGNQATLQLDCASDITIIATPTWEAIGKPAIEASEIAAISASGDRINIVGEFKAQLTIKNSTNEGIVYVSSNPDLNVLGIDTIELFDLWAVPFNSLVNAVHQKPQDTVEKLRLKFPEVFQSSLGKCTKAKVKLYLKPDARPVYCPKRPVAYAALPKVDAELQRLQDKGIISPVKFSDWATPIVVVRKSDNVSVRICGDYSTGLNNALESDGHPLPHPDDIFADLAGCRYFSQLDLSDAYLQVEVEEESQKYLTINTHRGLFKYNRLPPGIKSAPGAFQRIIDSMVAGIPGVKPYLDDIMIAGRTKEEHDQRLNEVLERIKAYGFHLRMDKCRFGLSQIKFLGHIIDQDGLRPDPAKTSAISQMPAPKNVSQLRSYLGAINYYGRFVKQMKDLRAPMDYLLGKNCHLKIYNLKKCYLR